A part of Solibacillus sp. FSL H8-0538 genomic DNA contains:
- a CDS encoding helix-turn-helix domain-containing protein, translated as MEDNRYGRRIRAFRKLKRVQQVEFAKRIGISTTILGRLERGEKMPSDDLLQKIAEELTIDVTELKGE; from the coding sequence ATGGAAGACAATCGGTACGGTAGACGAATTCGTGCATTTCGAAAGCTAAAACGAGTTCAACAAGTTGAATTCGCAAAACGTATTGGAATTTCAACGACAATTTTAGGGCGGCTTGAACGTGGTGAAAAAATGCCTTCAGATGACTTACTTCAAAAAATTGCCGAAGAGTTAACTATAGATGTAACAGAGCTAAAGGGTGAATAA
- the folB gene encoding dihydroneopterin aldolase encodes MDYIHLRDMQFFGYHGVLREETVLGQRFRASVSLAVDIKRAGETDELQDTVSYVGVYDICKEVIEGKPYKLIEAVAETIATKILTQYEGQVFGCRVEVMKPDPPIPGHYKEVAVEIVRGTFS; translated from the coding sequence ATGGACTATATTCATTTGCGTGACATGCAGTTTTTTGGCTACCATGGTGTTTTGCGAGAGGAAACAGTGTTAGGACAACGCTTTCGTGCATCCGTTTCTTTGGCAGTAGATATAAAGCGTGCCGGGGAAACCGATGAACTTCAAGACACAGTGAGTTATGTGGGTGTGTATGATATATGCAAAGAAGTAATCGAGGGCAAGCCGTATAAATTAATCGAAGCAGTTGCAGAAACAATTGCGACAAAAATTTTGACACAGTACGAGGGCCAAGTATTTGGTTGTCGCGTTGAAGTAATGAAACCGGACCCACCAATCCCTGGGCATTATAAAGAAGTGGCCGTTGAAATTGTGCGAGGTACATTTTCATGA
- a CDS encoding LytTR family DNA-binding domain-containing protein, with protein MPNQKLVIEKDLLQQFKIIVEDWIPKNASIAIAVNDTYVYFGSGSHNIHLEVGTAVKEDSIAYRVLRNPIKTDAVMENTLFDTPYYAIGYPIFVKDQPGALVIVLPPTFSKPKIETYRFLTGRQNEDWSPIPIEQISHIESLQKRTWFYKDGEQYKTTVTLKELQTRLPNIFLRIHRSYIINIHFIKKISRDVTSNFVILLKDGTELPVSQSYMNDVRSVLEF; from the coding sequence ATGCCAAACCAAAAATTAGTAATAGAAAAAGATCTGTTACAACAGTTTAAAATTATAGTAGAAGATTGGATTCCGAAAAATGCTTCAATTGCCATTGCCGTAAATGATACATATGTTTACTTTGGTTCTGGGAGTCATAACATTCATTTAGAAGTGGGAACAGCCGTTAAAGAAGATAGTATTGCTTACCGTGTTTTGCGAAATCCCATTAAAACCGATGCAGTAATGGAAAATACGTTATTTGATACACCTTATTACGCAATTGGTTATCCGATTTTTGTGAAGGATCAACCAGGGGCACTCGTTATTGTATTGCCTCCCACTTTTTCAAAACCAAAAATAGAAACTTATCGTTTTTTAACAGGTCGACAAAATGAAGATTGGAGCCCTATTCCGATTGAACAAATTTCGCATATTGAGAGCTTACAGAAACGAACATGGTTTTATAAGGATGGAGAACAGTATAAAACAACCGTAACACTTAAGGAGTTACAGACGCGACTACCAAATATCTTCTTGCGCATACACCGTTCTTACATTATCAATATTCATTTCATTAAAAAGATTTCGCGGGATGTTACTTCAAATTTTGTTATTCTCTTAAAAGATGGTACCGAGCTACCTGTTAGCCAGTCCTATATGAATGATGTTCGAAGTGTATTGGAGTTTTAA
- the aceA gene encoding isocitrate lyase encodes MSTRQEKIQALKNDWVENQRWNGIERGYTAEEVVKLQGSVVIEQTLATRGAKRLWDSLHKEPFINALGALTGNQAIQQVKAGLKAIYLSGWQVAADANIAGQMYPDQSLYPANSVPQVVKRINQALQRADQIDHAEGREDEFDWFAPIVADAEAGFGGPLNVFELVKGMIEAGASGVHLEDQLASEKKCGHLGGKVLLPTQNAVRNLIAARLAADVMGVDTVLIARTDADAADMVTSDIDPRDAEFLTGERTPEGFFRTVPGIKQAISRGLAYAPYADLIWCETSKPSLEEAREFAAAIHAEFPGKMLAYNCSPSFNWEANLSKEEIAEYQRELGKLGYKFQFVTLAGFHSLNHSMFELAHDYKDNGMAAYSKLQQAEFASESKGYTATRHQREVGTGYFDEVSQAISGGTSSTTAMAGSTETEQFV; translated from the coding sequence ATGTCAACTCGTCAAGAAAAGATTCAAGCTCTAAAAAATGATTGGGTAGAGAACCAACGCTGGAACGGTATCGAACGTGGATACACTGCTGAAGAAGTAGTAAAACTTCAAGGTTCAGTAGTAATCGAGCAAACGTTAGCAACTCGCGGAGCTAAACGTTTATGGGACTCTTTACACAAAGAGCCATTCATTAATGCTTTAGGTGCACTTACTGGTAACCAAGCAATTCAACAAGTAAAAGCAGGTTTAAAGGCAATCTACTTATCGGGGTGGCAAGTAGCAGCTGACGCAAACATTGCAGGTCAAATGTATCCAGACCAATCTTTATACCCAGCAAACTCTGTACCACAAGTGGTTAAACGTATTAACCAAGCGCTACAACGTGCTGACCAAATTGATCATGCTGAAGGCCGTGAAGATGAGTTCGACTGGTTTGCTCCAATCGTAGCTGACGCGGAAGCTGGTTTCGGTGGTCCACTTAATGTATTCGAACTTGTTAAAGGTATGATCGAAGCGGGTGCATCAGGTGTTCACTTAGAAGACCAATTAGCTTCTGAGAAAAAATGCGGTCACTTAGGTGGTAAAGTATTACTTCCAACGCAAAACGCAGTACGTAACTTAATCGCAGCTCGTTTAGCAGCGGACGTAATGGGTGTTGATACAGTATTAATCGCTCGTACAGATGCAGATGCAGCTGACATGGTAACTTCTGACATTGACCCACGTGATGCAGAGTTCTTAACTGGTGAACGTACGCCAGAAGGTTTCTTCCGTACAGTACCAGGTATCAAACAAGCCATTTCTCGTGGTTTAGCATATGCGCCGTACGCAGATTTAATCTGGTGCGAAACATCAAAACCATCTCTTGAGGAAGCACGTGAATTTGCAGCAGCAATCCACGCTGAGTTCCCAGGAAAAATGCTTGCTTACAACTGCTCACCTTCATTCAACTGGGAAGCAAACCTTTCTAAAGAAGAAATCGCTGAGTACCAACGCGAGCTTGGCAAGTTAGGGTATAAATTCCAATTCGTAACATTAGCTGGTTTCCACTCTTTAAACCACTCTATGTTCGAGCTTGCGCATGACTACAAGGATAACGGTATGGCTGCATACTCTAAATTACAACAAGCTGAATTCGCTTCAGAATCAAAAGGCTACACAGCTACTCGTCACCAACGTGAAGTAGGTACTGGTTACTTTGATGAAGTATCACAAGCAATTTCAGGTGGTACATCTTCAACGACTGCAATGGCTGGATCTACAGAAACTGAGCAATTCGTATAA
- the folP gene encoding dihydropteroate synthase, whose translation MLTKYPTPLVLNNIELDYSKETFVMGILNVTPDSFSDGGKYNSVEAAVVQAKKLVAEGAKIIDVGGESTRPGYERISDEEEIARVVPVIKALLAEVPAIISIDTYKSVVARAAVEAGAHIINDIWGAKADPEIARVAAELNVPIILMHNRENDAYNNYWAEFLSDIEESIQIAQDAGVPDVHIILDPGIGFVKNLQQSIETMQCLDKLVALGYPVLLATSRKRMIGSILNLPVDERVEGTAATCAYGVQKGCHLVRVHDVKEVARTVKMIDALIGKYKVEGELAPRH comes from the coding sequence ATGTTAACAAAGTATCCGACACCTTTAGTTTTAAACAATATTGAGCTTGATTACTCGAAGGAAACATTTGTGATGGGCATTTTAAATGTTACACCGGACTCATTTTCTGACGGGGGGAAATATAATTCCGTAGAAGCAGCCGTTGTGCAGGCGAAAAAGCTTGTAGCAGAAGGTGCAAAAATTATCGATGTTGGCGGTGAATCGACGCGTCCTGGCTATGAGCGCATTTCAGACGAGGAAGAAATTGCGCGTGTCGTACCGGTCATTAAGGCGCTTTTAGCCGAAGTACCTGCGATAATTTCAATTGATACATATAAATCCGTAGTTGCACGCGCAGCAGTTGAGGCAGGTGCGCATATTATTAATGATATTTGGGGTGCAAAGGCAGATCCAGAAATCGCCCGTGTTGCTGCCGAGCTTAACGTACCGATTATTTTAATGCATAACCGTGAAAACGATGCGTACAACAATTATTGGGCAGAGTTCCTATCAGATATAGAGGAAAGCATTCAAATTGCACAAGACGCAGGTGTGCCGGATGTACATATTATTTTAGATCCAGGGATTGGCTTTGTGAAAAACTTGCAGCAAAGTATTGAAACGATGCAGTGTTTAGATAAGTTAGTAGCGTTGGGTTACCCGGTGCTACTAGCGACGTCACGGAAACGTATGATTGGTTCGATATTAAACTTGCCGGTAGATGAACGTGTAGAGGGAACGGCTGCGACATGTGCATACGGGGTACAAAAAGGCTGTCATCTAGTTCGTGTGCATGATGTAAAAGAAGTGGCACGTACCGTGAAAATGATTGATGCACTAATTGGGAAGTATAAAGTAGAAGGAGAGCTAGCACCGAGACATTAG
- the pabC gene encoding aminodeoxychorismate lyase has protein sequence MLCWMNGNYLDASELKISPFDHGFLYGLGFFETFRTYNGQTVFLQEHFNRLCEGLKEYRIAMPYSIADFEQIISKLNEAEDGQDGYFRINVSAGVHDIGLAPTEYPTPNVIVFRKPLASTMRGKAKEARWLQIPRNQPEQDVRHKSHHYGNNVSARFELPNLASYEGFFVTEKGIVAEGITSNIFWAKDDIIYTPSLDTGILPGITRQWVILLAEQLGYTVLQGIYLKVELEQADECFITNSVQELVPISNIGNVRFAGEEGVLYERLHRAYGAQITQAIKRR, from the coding sequence ATGCTTTGTTGGATGAACGGGAACTATCTGGATGCAAGTGAGTTGAAAATTTCGCCATTTGATCACGGCTTTTTATACGGGCTCGGTTTTTTTGAAACATTTCGTACATACAACGGACAGACGGTTTTCCTTCAGGAGCATTTTAACCGACTTTGTGAAGGGTTGAAGGAATACCGCATTGCGATGCCGTATTCAATTGCAGATTTTGAGCAAATTATAAGTAAATTAAACGAAGCAGAGGACGGACAAGACGGATACTTCCGCATTAATGTATCAGCTGGTGTACATGATATTGGGTTAGCACCGACTGAATACCCAACACCAAATGTTATTGTATTCCGTAAACCATTAGCGAGTACAATGCGGGGCAAGGCAAAGGAAGCGCGCTGGTTACAAATTCCGCGCAATCAACCAGAGCAGGACGTACGTCATAAAAGTCACCATTACGGAAATAATGTTTCGGCACGCTTTGAATTGCCGAATTTAGCTAGCTATGAAGGCTTTTTTGTGACGGAAAAAGGCATTGTTGCTGAGGGGATTACCTCAAATATTTTTTGGGCAAAAGATGATATAATTTACACGCCTTCGCTTGATACAGGGATCCTACCAGGCATTACACGTCAGTGGGTAATCTTATTAGCTGAGCAGCTTGGCTATACTGTACTACAGGGGATTTATTTAAAAGTGGAGCTTGAGCAGGCGGATGAGTGCTTTATTACGAATTCAGTGCAGGAGCTTGTGCCGATTTCAAATATTGGCAATGTGCGATTTGCAGGGGAAGAGGGTGTACTATATGAGCGACTTCACCGGGCATATGGTGCACAAATTACACAAGCGATTAAAAGGAGATAG
- the lysS gene encoding lysine--tRNA ligase: MSNIEELNDQLLVRRQKMTDIRESGMDPFGSRFERTHLSNEVVAEFDQFSKEQLEEETHEVVIAGRIMTKRGKGKAGFAHIQDLAGQIQIYVRKDAIGEEAYELFNKADLGDIVGVRGNVFRTQVGELSVKATEFTFLTKALRPMPEKFHGIKDVEQRYRQRYLDLMTNADSKETFIARSKIIRAIRNYLDNHGYLEVETPMLHTIAGGAAARPFITHHNALDMELYMRIAIELHLKRLIVGGLEKVYEIGRVFRNEGISTRHNPEFTMIELYEAYADYNDIMDLTENLIAHVAQEVLGTTSVQYGEDTIELGVGWKRVHMVDAVKEATGVDFWAPMSKEAAQALAAEHGVEIKPSHEVGHIINEFFEQKIEETLVQPTFVTGHPVEISPLAKKNPEDERFTDRFELFIVRREHANAFTELNDPIDQRERFEAQLVEKEAGNDEAHEMDNDFIEALEYGMPPTGGLGIGIDRLIMLLTNSPSIRDVLLFPTMRHRD; the protein is encoded by the coding sequence TTGTCAAACATTGAAGAATTAAACGACCAACTTTTGGTGAGACGCCAAAAGATGACAGATATTCGTGAAAGTGGAATGGATCCATTCGGTAGCCGTTTCGAACGCACGCACTTATCAAACGAAGTAGTAGCGGAGTTTGACCAATTTTCTAAAGAGCAATTAGAAGAAGAAACACATGAAGTTGTAATTGCTGGACGTATTATGACAAAGCGCGGCAAAGGGAAAGCTGGATTTGCACATATTCAAGATTTAGCTGGCCAAATTCAAATTTACGTACGTAAAGATGCAATCGGTGAAGAAGCATATGAGTTATTCAACAAAGCAGATCTTGGTGATATCGTAGGTGTTCGCGGGAATGTCTTCCGCACGCAAGTAGGTGAACTTTCAGTAAAAGCGACTGAATTCACGTTCCTAACAAAAGCACTACGCCCAATGCCAGAGAAATTCCACGGTATTAAAGACGTAGAACAACGCTACCGTCAACGTTACTTAGATTTAATGACAAACGCTGACAGTAAAGAAACGTTTATTGCGCGTTCTAAAATTATCCGTGCCATCCGTAACTACTTAGATAACCATGGTTACCTCGAAGTAGAAACACCGATGTTACACACAATTGCTGGTGGTGCGGCGGCACGTCCGTTCATTACACACCACAATGCGCTCGATATGGAATTATACATGCGTATCGCAATCGAACTTCACCTAAAACGTTTAATTGTTGGGGGCTTAGAGAAAGTTTATGAAATCGGTCGTGTATTCCGTAATGAGGGGATCTCAACTCGTCACAACCCAGAATTTACGATGATCGAGTTATATGAAGCGTACGCAGATTACAATGACATCATGGACTTAACAGAAAACCTAATTGCGCACGTAGCACAGGAAGTACTTGGTACAACTTCTGTACAATACGGCGAAGATACAATTGAACTAGGTGTAGGCTGGAAACGTGTGCACATGGTAGATGCAGTTAAAGAAGCAACAGGAGTAGACTTCTGGGCACCGATGTCTAAAGAAGCGGCACAAGCGCTAGCAGCTGAACATGGTGTAGAAATTAAACCATCACATGAAGTGGGTCACATCATTAATGAATTCTTCGAACAAAAAATAGAAGAAACACTAGTTCAACCTACATTTGTAACAGGTCATCCAGTGGAAATCTCACCACTTGCGAAGAAAAACCCAGAAGACGAGCGCTTTACAGATCGTTTCGAGTTATTCATCGTGCGTCGAGAGCATGCAAATGCATTCACGGAGTTAAATGACCCAATCGATCAACGTGAGCGTTTCGAAGCGCAGCTTGTTGAAAAAGAAGCGGGTAATGACGAAGCGCATGAAATGGATAATGATTTCATTGAAGCATTAGAATATGGGATGCCGCCAACAGGTGGATTAGGTATTGGGATTGACCGCTTAATTATGTTATTAACAAATTCACCATCAATCCGCGACGTATTATTATTCCCAACAATGCGTCATAGAGACTAG
- the dusB gene encoding tRNA dihydrouridine synthase DusB — protein sequence MKTAQRKPFQIGDIVMDNRVVLAPMAGICNSAFRLTVKEFGAGLVYAEMISDKAINFRNEKTMNMLYIDERENPLSLQIFGGDKENLVEAAKYVDKNTPADIIDINMGCPVNKIIKCEAGAKWLLDPNKIYEMVSAVVEAVDKPVSVKMRIGWDDKRVFAVENAQAAERAGAAAIAMHGRTRVQMYEGKANWDILKEVKENINIPFIGNGDVETPQDAKRLLEHTGADGVMIGRAALGNPWMIYQTVQYLETGELKPEPEVREKMDVCLLHFERLMALKGEVVAVREMRKHASWYLKGIRGNGKIRTAINQAETEAELRMLLNGVVAELEECEAMATEAKIEII from the coding sequence ATGAAAACCGCCCAGCGAAAGCCATTCCAAATTGGCGATATCGTCATGGACAACCGTGTTGTACTTGCCCCAATGGCCGGTATTTGTAATTCAGCTTTCCGTTTAACAGTCAAAGAGTTCGGCGCGGGACTAGTTTATGCAGAAATGATAAGTGATAAAGCGATTAATTTCCGTAACGAAAAAACAATGAATATGCTCTACATTGACGAACGGGAAAATCCACTATCCTTACAAATTTTTGGTGGCGATAAAGAGAATCTAGTAGAAGCGGCGAAGTACGTAGATAAAAATACACCAGCGGATATTATCGATATCAACATGGGTTGCCCAGTAAACAAAATTATTAAATGTGAAGCGGGCGCGAAATGGCTACTTGATCCAAATAAAATTTATGAAATGGTATCGGCAGTAGTTGAGGCAGTTGATAAACCAGTATCTGTGAAAATGCGTATCGGCTGGGATGACAAACGTGTATTTGCAGTTGAAAATGCACAAGCGGCAGAACGTGCGGGTGCAGCAGCGATTGCGATGCATGGTCGTACACGCGTTCAAATGTACGAAGGTAAAGCAAACTGGGATATTTTAAAGGAAGTTAAAGAAAACATTAATATCCCGTTCATCGGTAATGGTGACGTTGAAACTCCACAGGACGCAAAACGTTTACTTGAACACACAGGTGCAGATGGCGTAATGATCGGACGCGCGGCTTTAGGTAACCCGTGGATGATTTATCAAACGGTACAATATCTTGAAACAGGTGAATTAAAGCCAGAACCAGAAGTACGCGAGAAAATGGATGTATGCCTACTTCACTTTGAACGCTTAATGGCGCTTAAAGGCGAAGTTGTAGCTGTACGCGAAATGCGGAAGCACGCATCTTGGTACTTGAAAGGGATTCGTGGGAATGGAAAAATCCGTACCGCGATTAACCAAGCAGAAACAGAAGCAGAATTACGGATGTTATTAAACGGTGTTGTTGCAGAGTTAGAAGAATGTGAAGCAATGGCTACGGAAGCAAAAATCGAGATTATTTAA
- a CDS encoding anthranilate synthase component I family protein — MTERHIQSISFPMTKDEFFYSYKQQTANRSQSAFLESGRGGHYCIAAWNPYATAKSIDAGLHILWQDGKEEVRTGEALFELEQLVNEQSIQRNVDLPEFQGGAIGFISYDYARKIEVLPVLAEDDLHVPDLYFYLFDTWAVLDIEKQLVTLMKLSTSDVELAKCADAWKTAAEKGQASRLFSAEKAVEVKQDESELEISFSEPQFERAVQQIQEYIGQGDVFQVNLSVRQGKKLTAPPIVMYEAVRSFNPSPYMAYIESSDFAVVSGSPELLVKKSGKELSTRPIAGTRPRGSSDEEDIALANELINHEKERAEHVMLVDLERNDLGRVATYGTVEVDEFMVIERYSHVMHIVSNVRGEVADDKTNTDVIRAMFPGGTITGAPKIRTMEIIEELEPVRRGLYTGSIGWIGYTGDMELNIVIRTAFVQDGMAYIQAGAGIVIDSIPTNEFIESLNKAKAMWQAKAMAEEIAK, encoded by the coding sequence ATGACAGAAAGACACATTCAATCTATTTCTTTTCCGATGACGAAGGATGAATTTTTTTATAGCTATAAACAGCAGACGGCAAATAGATCGCAATCGGCTTTTTTAGAAAGTGGCCGAGGTGGGCATTACTGTATTGCAGCGTGGAATCCGTACGCAACTGCGAAGTCAATTGATGCAGGTTTACATATTTTATGGCAAGACGGTAAGGAAGAAGTGCGAACAGGGGAAGCATTATTTGAGCTAGAGCAACTCGTAAACGAGCAGTCTATTCAACGTAATGTGGATTTACCGGAATTCCAAGGTGGGGCAATTGGTTTCATTTCATATGACTATGCGCGAAAAATTGAAGTACTGCCGGTGCTCGCAGAAGATGATCTGCATGTGCCAGATTTGTATTTTTATTTATTTGATACATGGGCTGTACTAGATATTGAAAAGCAACTCGTTACGTTAATGAAGCTTTCAACAAGCGATGTAGAATTAGCTAAATGTGCCGATGCGTGGAAGACTGCCGCCGAAAAGGGACAAGCTAGCCGTTTATTTAGTGCGGAAAAAGCCGTAGAGGTAAAGCAAGATGAGAGCGAGCTAGAAATATCGTTTTCAGAGCCGCAGTTCGAACGAGCGGTACAACAAATTCAAGAGTATATCGGACAAGGGGATGTGTTCCAGGTGAACTTATCCGTGCGCCAAGGCAAAAAACTGACCGCACCACCAATTGTGATGTACGAAGCGGTGCGCTCATTTAATCCATCTCCTTACATGGCGTATATTGAGAGTTCAGATTTTGCGGTTGTTAGTGGCTCGCCGGAACTACTTGTAAAGAAAAGCGGCAAAGAACTTTCGACACGTCCTATTGCAGGGACACGTCCGCGCGGTTCATCAGATGAAGAGGATATCGCATTAGCAAATGAACTAATCAATCACGAAAAAGAACGCGCAGAACATGTCATGCTTGTCGATTTAGAGCGTAATGATTTAGGACGCGTTGCAACATATGGTACGGTCGAAGTGGATGAGTTTATGGTCATTGAGCGCTATTCGCACGTAATGCACATTGTATCGAATGTACGCGGCGAGGTAGCGGATGATAAAACAAATACAGACGTCATTCGTGCGATGTTTCCAGGTGGTACGATTACCGGGGCACCGAAAATTCGTACGATGGAAATCATTGAAGAGCTAGAGCCAGTGCGTCGTGGTCTTTATACAGGTTCGATTGGCTGGATTGGCTATACGGGCGATATGGAATTAAATATTGTCATCCGTACAGCGTTTGTACAAGATGGTATGGCGTATATTCAAGCGGGTGCTGGTATTGTTATTGATTCGATTCCGACGAATGAATTTATCGAGTCATTAAATAAAGCAAAAGCAATGTGGCAAGCAAAGGCGATGGCAGAGGAGATAGCAAAATGA
- the pabA gene encoding aminodeoxychorismate/anthranilate synthase component II, with product MILMIDNYDSFTYNLVQYFGEFGQELMVKRNDEITIEEIEQLAPAMLVISPGPCSPNEAGESLKIIQHFAGKLPILGVCLGHQALAQVFGGKVIRAERLMHGKTSPVYHSGEGLHRKNANPFAATRYHSLIVERESLPDCLEITAWTEEGEIMGLRHKEFAIEGVQYHPESIMTEDGKQLLQQFIELYCH from the coding sequence ATGATATTAATGATTGATAACTATGATTCGTTTACGTATAATCTTGTGCAATATTTTGGTGAGTTCGGTCAGGAGCTTATGGTAAAACGAAATGATGAGATTACAATTGAAGAAATCGAACAGCTAGCACCGGCAATGCTTGTTATTTCACCGGGTCCGTGCAGTCCGAACGAGGCGGGTGAGAGTTTAAAGATTATCCAACATTTTGCGGGAAAACTGCCGATTTTAGGTGTGTGTTTAGGGCATCAAGCATTAGCGCAAGTATTTGGTGGGAAGGTTATTCGTGCAGAGCGCTTAATGCATGGCAAAACGTCACCGGTATACCATAGCGGCGAGGGGCTCCACCGGAAAAATGCAAACCCGTTTGCGGCAACGCGCTATCATTCACTTATTGTAGAACGCGAATCACTGCCAGACTGCCTTGAAATTACTGCGTGGACAGAAGAAGGGGAGATTATGGGGCTGCGTCATAAGGAGTTTGCGATTGAAGGGGTACAATATCATCCGGAATCAATTATGACAGAAGATGGAAAGCAGTTATTACAGCAGTTTATCGAATTGTATTGTCACTAA
- the folK gene encoding 2-amino-4-hydroxy-6-hydroxymethyldihydropteridine diphosphokinase, whose translation MNKVFLSIGTNIGERAANLQEAVRRLMSHPAIEVKVVSSIYETAPVGFVDQASFLNIAVAIETMLLPFEVLEVCQSIENELGRVREFRWGPRIIDLDILLYNHENIEAEHLIIPHPRMYERAFVLVPLVEIASADCAMLGQARLALQAIDREKEGVKQWKTIGTVDEFVHFES comes from the coding sequence ATGAATAAGGTTTTTTTATCAATCGGTACAAATATTGGGGAGCGAGCAGCCAATTTACAAGAGGCTGTACGTCGATTAATGAGCCATCCAGCGATTGAAGTAAAGGTAGTTTCTTCTATATATGAGACAGCACCAGTTGGCTTTGTCGATCAGGCATCTTTTTTGAATATTGCAGTTGCGATCGAAACGATGTTATTACCGTTTGAAGTACTTGAAGTGTGCCAGTCTATTGAAAATGAGTTAGGGCGCGTGCGTGAGTTTCGATGGGGTCCTCGGATCATTGACCTTGACATTTTACTCTATAATCATGAAAATATTGAAGCGGAGCATTTAATCATTCCGCATCCACGTATGTATGAACGAGCTTTTGTATTAGTGCCGTTAGTTGAGATTGCGTCTGCGGATTGTGCTATGCTTGGACAAGCGCGTCTTGCGTTACAAGCGATAGATAGAGAGAAAGAAGGCGTGAAGCAATGGAAGACAATCGGTACGGTAGACGAATTCGTGCATTTCGAAAGCTAA